GCTTAATCGAGCTGGCAGAAGGAAAATCCTGCCGATGGAAGGTGCGACTGACTCCCTCCCGTAGGGCTCCCCGAAGGGCGGAAGCAGACGTCTTCTCCGGGTGTTGCATCGTAGCGCTGCCCTCAACCCATCAACCAGGTAACGTGTGTGACGTCACGGTGCAATTATTAAAACACATATGTAATGACATATGATTATTTTGGACAAGGGCTCCCCGACACAGCGGGTGTGTGGCCGTTGAATCCAACGTCATGCTCCTCCTGAAGGATGTGACCGTGTGTCAGGAGGTAATCTCGGCGAGGGTCTTCTCGAAGTACAGCAGGGCTGGCGTAGAATCAGCCGTGAGGGGTGGTTCTATCGCCTGAAATCCGAGCGACTCATACAGTGCGATGGCCGATGTCATCGTCGGCAGGGTATTCAGGCGTATTTCGCTGTAGCCCAACACTTTTGCGCGTTCTATGAAGCGTTCGACGAGTAGTTTGCCCAGTTGTTTACCTCTGTACGCCGGCCGCACATAGACGCGTTTGAGTTCGCAAGCGCCATCGGAAAGTGGTCGAAGCGCCGCGCACGCCGCCGGGTTACCTTCCCATTCTACCAGAACCAACACCCCTTCCGGCGGTGCGTACCGTCCCGGTAGTGAGTCGAGTTCGGCCTCGAAGGTTTGAAAGCAGGCCTCTGCGTCTACCTCCGCCCGATATTCGAGAAACAGAGTCCGAACAACGTCCAGATACGGAGAGAGGTGAGCGGGTATGAACTCGGCTTGCTCGGGTTGTGGCTTCATGGGTTGGAACGGGTTAA
This genomic window from Rhodothermales bacterium contains:
- a CDS encoding GNAT family N-acetyltransferase, coding for MKPQPEQAEFIPAHLSPYLDVVRTLFLEYRAEVDAEACFQTFEAELDSLPGRYAPPEGVLVLVEWEGNPAACAALRPLSDGACELKRVYVRPAYRGKQLGKLLVERFIERAKVLGYSEIRLNTLPTMTSAIALYESLGFQAIEPPLTADSTPALLYFEKTLAEITS